A window of the Hordeum vulgare subsp. vulgare chromosome 5H, MorexV3_pseudomolecules_assembly, whole genome shotgun sequence genome harbors these coding sequences:
- the LOC123395157 gene encoding pantoate--beta-alanine ligase: MAAAAAGEPEVIRDKAAMRAWSRRQRAEGKTVVLVPTMGFLHEGHLSLVSAAAAVPGPVAVVVSIYVNPSQFAPTEDLATYPSDLAGDLRKLASTGAVHAVFNPPDLYHRGSAVSGRSAEASSCLEAGGDGHETWIRVERLEKGLCGASRPVFFRGVATVVAKLFNVVEPDVAMFGKKDYQQWRLICRMVRDLDFAIEIVGSEIMREADGLAMSSRNVHLSPEEREKALSISRSLVNARTAVLNNSNSASKHIKDQIVQTLTEAGGRVDYVEIVEQESLVPVETIDRPVVICVATWIGKVRLIDNIEIYIQS; this comes from the exons atggcggcggcggcggcgggcgagcCGGAGGTGATCCGGGACAAGGCGGCGATGCGGGCGTGGTCTCGGCGCCAGCGCGCCGAGGGCAAGACGGTGGTCCTCGTGCCCACCATGGGCTTCCTCCACGAGGGCCACCTCTCGCTTGTCTCCGCCGCGGCGGCCGTGCCAGgccccgtcgccgtcgtcgtctccATCTACGTCAACCCCAGCCAGTTCGCCCCCACCGAGGACCTCGCCACCTACCCCTCTGACCTCGCCGGGGATCTCCGCAAGCTCGCCTCCACCGGCGCCGTCCACGCCGTCTTCAACCCCCCGGACCTCTACCACCGCGGCTCCGCTGTCTCTGGCCGCTCCGCCGAGGCCTCCTCTTGCCTGGAGGCTGGCGGGGACGGCCACGAAACGTGGATCCGGGTGGAGCGGCTGGAGAAGGGCCTGTGTGGGGCCAGCCGGCCAGTCTTCTTCCGTGGGGTGGCCACCGTCGTCGCCAAGCTGTTCAACGTCGTCGAGCCCGACGTCGCCATGTTCGGCAAGAAGGATTACCAGCAATGGCGTCTCATCTGCCGAATG GTTCGTGACCTTGATTTTGCCATAGAGATAGTAGGATCAGAAATAATGCGAGAAGCCGATGGTCTTGCCATGAGCTCTCGCAACGTGCACCTATCGCCTGAAGAAAGGGAGAAG GCGTTATCCATTAGTAGGTCACTGGTAAATGCTAGAACTGCTGTGTTGAATAATAGCAACAGTGCTAGCAAACATATAAAGGATCAGATAGTGCAGACTCTGACTGAAGCTGGTGGTCGGGTTGATTATGTTGAG ATTGTGGAGCAGGAAAGTTTGGTACCTGTGGAGACGATTGACCGCCCTGTTGTCATTTGTGTCGCCACATGGATTGGAAAGGTTAGATTGATTGACAATATCGAAATTTATATACAATCCTGA